Proteins encoded in a region of the Podospora pseudopauciseta strain CBS 411.78 chromosome 6, whole genome shotgun sequence genome:
- a CDS encoding hypothetical protein (COG:T; EggNog:ENOG503PE9W), whose translation MPLQEEPKFISKEDRKASFLAKKSKKSSLGSDILGNLQKSVFDEHIREFLPNTCIETLLTPAAVRRELHLSDDPELEEEVVNFVMKSAPKLFITSLLAGLTDKDQELATAMIQFETKSVNDNSLPLPDSAFVDEAGEFLEPWTEVSRRSFRRNQWTVLVPIISESNPELDLDPDCILPITEKSRAGESGAFGEVFQVKIHEEHHLNPIMKYDGKRADVAIKVIRPVYRDTTDENELDQLRDEWVREVKAHIEMRNLKHQNIIEFIAAIKRGSDRYLLFRWAEEGSLRKFWEMPEHKRPVVTRELVRAVIMQIQGMADALDKLHNYRYGGGSYRHGDLKPENILCVVGLPPRDGQFGFPILKISDMGLAKHHNIATQLRHNTSTQYTTTRYEPPEVALKSELGRSRRYDMWSFGCVILEMMIWLLYGTDHLERFNSQIIDEGRHRSHWFKVDKDKDEAFVHPHVQATIRALYYDPECKAETALKELLTIVKTKLLVVELDPPATPVSSLAPPRSTDGSRAYSQELMERLDDIVARGKTDESYWFTGASREHIKDLKVDRAPESSYLSPNSAVGGNRPLRPRPPLRPLGENGGGIIPDVGFEDQPSLMVPVITVVEAKTRRV comes from the exons ATGCCGCTCCAAGAGGAACCAAAGTTCATCTCTAAAGAAGACCGAAAGGCATCTTTTCTGGCCAAGAAGAGTAAAAAGTCCTCTCTTGGCTCAGACATTCTGGGCAACTTACAGAAGAGTGTTTTCGATGAACACATTCGAGAATTCCTACCCAATACTTGCATCGAGACTCTTCTCACCCCAGCTGCTGTTCGTCGGGAACTGCACCTGTCCGATGACCCGGAgttggaagaagaggttgtcaACTTTGTGATGAAAAGTGCCCCCAAACTTTTTATCACGTCACTGCTGGCCGGACTTACCGACAAAGACCAGGAGCTAGCAACAGCCATGATACAATTCGAGACAAAATCTGTGAACGACAACTCCCTACCTCTTCCTGACAGCGCATTCGTTGACGAAGCTGGTGAATTTCTGGAACCATGGACTGAGGTGTCCAGGCGCAGTTTTCGTCGAAACCAATGGACGGTTCTCGTACCAATCATCTCAGAGAGCAACCCCGAGCTGGATCTTGATCCGGACTGTATTCTTCCCATTACTGAAAAGTCAAGAGCGGGCGAATCAGGTGCTTTCGGCGAAGTTTTCCAGGTCAAGATCCACGAAGAGCACCATCTGAATCCCATCATGAAG TATGATGGCAAACGAGCCGATGTTGCCATCAAGGTCATCAGGCCGGTTTATCGCGACACCACGGATGAAAATGAACTGGATCAACTTCGAGATGAATGGGTACGCGAAGTCAAGGCTCACATTGAAATGCGCAACCTCAAACATCAGAATATCATCGAGTTTATCGCCGCCATCAAGCGTGGCAGTGACCGATATCTGCTGTTTCGCTGGGCAGAGGAGGGAAGCCTGAGAAAGTTTTGGGAAATGCCTGAACACAAGCGTCCAGTCGTGACAAGAGAGCTTGTCCGAGCCGTCATCATGCAGATCCAAGGAATGGCGGATGCGCTCGACAAGCTGCACAATTACCGCTACGGAGGAGGCTCATACCGGCATGGAGACTTGAAGCCCGAAAACATCCTGTGTGTGGTCGGCCTACCACCTCGAGACGGCCAGTTCGGCTTTCCTATTCTCAAGATTTCCGACATGGGACTTGCAAAACATCACAACATTGCTACCCAACTGCGACACAACACATCAACTCAATACACGACAACCCGCTACGAACCTCCCGAGGTGGCCTTGAAGTCCGAGCTTGGCCGTTCCCGACGATACGACATGTGGTCTTTCGGATGCGTGATATTGGAGATGATGATCTGGCTGCTGTATGGCACCGATCATCTGGAAAGGTTCAACAGCCAGATCATCGACGAGGGAAGGCATAGAAGCCACTGGTTCAAGGTCGACAAAGATAAAGACGAGGCATTCGTGCATCCCCATGTCCAGGCGACAATCAGAGCTCTGTATTACGATCCAGAATGCAAGGCAGAGACTGCACTGAAGGAGCTTCTCACCATCGTCAAGACCAAACTTCTCGTCGTGGAATTGGACCCTCCAGCCACACCCGTCAGCAGTTTAGCCCCCCCAAGGTCCACCGACGGCTCTCGCGCATACTCTCAAGAACTCATGGAGCGTCTAGATGATATCGTGGCTCGAGGCAAAACCGACGAGTCATACTGGTTCACGGGCGCCAGCCGCGAGCACATCAAAGACTTGAAGGTCGACAGAGCACCAGAGTCTTCCTACCTTTCGCCAAACTCAGCGGTAGGAGGAAACCGGCCCCTCCGACCTAGGCCCCCTTTGAGGCCCCTTGGAGAGAATGGCGGTGGTATAATTCCTGATGTCGGATTCGAGGATCAGCCAAGCTTGATGGTACCTGTGATTACAGTTGTTGAAGCAAAAACAAGACGAGTATGA
- a CDS encoding hypothetical protein (EggNog:ENOG503PQYN) produces the protein MMEDKLQLESTQNLPARAIDPLKLIGLLRSQFGLGRYEISMIRSSYNIRTPRQLSLDEIAQCKGI, from the exons ATGATGGAGGACAAACTTCAGCTCGAATCCACACAAAACCTTCCAGCGAGGGCCATAGACCCTCTCAAGCTGATAGGCCTGTTACGCTCCCAGTTTGGACTTGGTCGCTATGAGATATCG ATGATCAGAAGCTCCTACAACATCCGCACCCCCAGGCAGCTTTCTCTGGACGAAATCGCACAGTGCAAAGGGATCTAA
- a CDS encoding hypothetical protein (COG:H; EggNog:ENOG50KOG0660), whose protein sequence is MKPQTPVFNMKVDNSNMESEAASPSAKTLSPSIHQASSLASSGYHTRQSPHTSANDGSRDQSDLATEYSDTESSSGSSLVSSEEEHLQDRSRRPVELGVGLDTLVTSELDRKGIIDESDSELWKVEERTPSSGRKSPRVNYTARAPFRGDGGVPIVDLHHKPAHEVEPSEITDLGNGQYMRDPDRKSRFLQRRKSRNHTKDRKSLQTQLFQSLHPLDDEEKEKGFIPIDLLPLLITEESVYKELSGPLRETHDEKTIRRYARKICAETTENSIEGDKPKTKTITFRKIFAILVLVEKSSSITKFLKENINDSDLPLVRVSNPTRPGEYDLRCSRERDKQLKCFRGSWSPLQIRNFASWQFVTLAPFFAKSELYKEVEHYVLQDGIIMPFLTDPNKQAISNDPFVDSQQEELLGGGGRVFRAILHPDHHSFHKSFKCPREPSCICTFAIKRLHSQNKDHFKREVDMLKKFSNFAHPHLISLLATYEQRNSFFLIFPCAKSDLLSYWEKFEASPKMDHGTVKWVAHQCKGIASGVLKIHEYSSTNSKLGNTLKPGPREPFGHHGDIKPQNVLVFLDNAQDGPTQNHCSTWKSRGTLKLTDFGLASTSSHRTISRKPLSHVGMTYNYRAPECDLPSNQDPKGRQYDMWTLGCLYLEFVTWLMGGKKLLDEFTQLRAGPFSAESLKHRTKLDILYGGGLIPPEITSDAFFMIEEDHSMEGQKRGGLKGIVKPAVTEFIKRLHANPACTGFLHDFLDMIQDGLLVVKQCDPGKLDRYEIQQVYGKLSKMEQECEKWEYSCGPASR, encoded by the exons ATGAAACCTCAGACACCGGTATTCAACATGAAGGTCGACAACTCGAACATGGAATCTGAAGCTGCATCACCCTCTGCCAAGACTCTTTCTCCAAGCATTCATCAAGCCTCTAGTCTCGCTTCCTCGGGGTACCACACCAGACAGTCGCCGCATACGTCTGCAAACGATGGCTCCAGAGACCAGAGCGATCTTGCAACAGAATACTCTGACACCGAGTCCAGCTCAGGCAGCAGTCTCGTATCATCAGAAGAAGAACACCTCCAGGATAGATCTAGGCGTCCTGTTGAACTTGGAGTTGGACTCGATACACTAGTCACCAGTGAGCTGGATCGGAAGGGTATCATCGACGAGTCAGACTCTGAGTTGTGGAAGGTGGAAGAGCGGACACCTTCAAGCGGCCGGAAATCACCCAGAGTCAACTACACAGCTCGTGCACCATTCCGGGGGGACGGTGGCGTACCAATAGTAGATCTACACCACAAACCGGCCCATGAAGTCGAACCGAGCGAGATCACAGATCTTGGTAACGGCCAATACATGCGCGATCCAGATAGGAAATCTCGGTTTCTCCAGCGGCGAAAAAGTCGCAACCATACCAAAGACAGGAAGTCGCTCCAAACACAACTTTTTCAGTCTCTCCACCCGCTTGATGacgaagagaaagagaaagggtTCATACCTATTGATCTGTTACCTCTGCTCATCACCGAAGAATCTGTCTACAAGGAACTATCAGGTCCCCTCCGAGAGACCCATGATGAGAAAACCATCCGGAGATACGCGCGCAAGATTTGTGCCGAGACAACCGAGAATTCTATAGAGGGCGACAAGCCCAAAACAAAGACCATAACGTTTCGTAAAATCTTTGCGATCCTGGTCCTTGTCGAGAAGTCTTCTTCTATCACCAAGTTCCTCAAAGAAAACATCAACGACTCGGATTTGCCCTTGGTCAGAGTCAGCAACCCAACGAGACCTGGCGAATACGATTTACGTTGTTCGAGGGAGCGGGACAAACAGCTCAAGTGTTTCCGAGGGAGCTGGTCGCCTCTACAGATTCGGAATTTCGCATCGTGGCAATTCGTCACTCTGGCCCCTTTTTTCGCCAAAAGCGAGCTGTACAAGGAAGTCGAGCACTATGTTCTACAAGACGGGATCATCATGCCTTTTCTGACGGACCCGAACAAGCAAGCCATATCCAACGATCCCTTTGTCGATAGTCAGCAGGAAGAgctgttgggtggtggaggtcggGTGTTCAGGGCCATCCTTCACCCTGATCATCATAGCTTTCACAAGAGTTTCAAG TGTCCTCGAGAACCATCATGCATCTGCACCTTCGCCATCAAACGTCTCCATTCCCAAAATAAAGATCACTTCAAAAGAGAAGTTGACATGCTGAAGAAGTTCAGCAACTTTGCACACCCACATCTCATATCCCTACTAGCCACCTATGAACAGCGAAACAGTTTCTTCCTGATCTTCCCCTGCGCCAAATCCGACCTACTTTCTTACTGGGAAAAGTTCGAGGCCAGCCCAAAAATGGACCACGGCACTGTGAAATGGGTGGCACATCAGTGCAAAGGAATTGCAAGCGGTGTGTTGAAGATTCACGAGTATTCAAGCACCAACTCAAAGCTGGGCAACACCCTGAAGCCAGGTCCACGGGAACCATTTGGCCATCATGGGGACATCAAGCCACAGAATGTGCTGGTCTTTTTAGACAATGCTCAAGATGGCCCAACTCAGAATCATTGTTCCACATGGAAGAGTCGAGGTACCCTCAAGCTCACAGACTTTGGCCTGGCTTCCACATCTTCTCATCGCACCATATCCCGAAAGCCACTCTCTCATGTCGGAATGACCTACAACTATCGAGCACCCGAGTGCGATCTTCCTTCCAACCAAGATCCAAAAGGCCGCCAGTACGATATGTGGACGCTTGGATGTTTGTACCTAGAGTTTGTCACTTGGCTCATGGGAGGGAAAAAGCTCCTCGACGAATTCACACAGCTTAGAGCAGGGCCCTTTAGCGCTGAAAGTCTGAAGCACAGAACAAAACTGGACATCTTGTACGGTGGTGGTCTCATTCCACCTGAGATCACCAGCGATGCCTTCTTCATGATCGAGGAGGACCACAGCATGGAAGGGCAGAAAAGAGGGGGTCTCAAGGGAATAGTCAAGCCGGCTGTCACCGAG TTCATCAAGAGACTACACGCCAACCCAGCATGCACCGGGTTTTTGCATGATTTCTTGGATATGATACAAGATGGACTACTGGTCGTCAAGCAGTGCGACCCAGGGAAGCTGGACAGGTACGAGATTCAGCAGGTCTACGGCAAGCTCAGCAAGATGGAGCAGGAGTGTGAGAAGTGGGAGTACAGCTGCGGACCAGCGtcgaggtga
- a CDS encoding hypothetical protein (COG:O; MEROPS:MER0002267; EggNog:ENOG503Q4W1), producing MSVSRLKAWLGAGLLATAQLASGYALDLGSKESVEAVTSTLSSLASNAPRLALKLTPEGLKKQLEDPEFIASLVSGVESLIDGLNTGRHRRRLTPNVAPLVPQEHRPSAALRKRLDVDGVQIPSFEEWFQIDIDDLGLSAISTASSKSGKEAPPALSKLTLELIHRLNKLDTVASVHALQQGPPPAVNPNDDPRSGNQGYLNAAPQGINARYAWTITGGDGARVGIVDMEQGWNLNHEDLRAANITLISGRNRDYPDHGTAVLGQMLMADNQIGGVGIVPAAKGRVISQSRPDGSYNTAATILDACNNMASGDILLLEAQEFDPVGGQYYWPVSVADANHEAILVCTGRGIIVVEAACNGGNDLDVYRNLSNKRIFNRAFPSEYRESGAIMVGASSASVPHFRLGYSNHGSRVDVYGWGENIDTTFTNADGTANNLYTTGFSGTSGASPIIVGAAAAVQGIAQARLGRKLSPARVRTILTTSGTASRTPSSDRIGVLPNLKAIIDGGHIRV from the exons ATGTCTGTCTCAAGGTTGAAGGCGTGGCTCGGGGCCGGTCTGTTGGCGACGGCGCAACTCGCCTCAGGTTACGCTCTTGACCTGGGTTCAAAGG AATCCGTCGAAGCTGTCACATCCACTCTTTCTTCTCTGgcctccaacgcccccaGACTTGCCCTGAAGCTCACACCAGAGGGCTTGAAGAAGCAGCTGGAGGATCCCGAGTTCATCGCCAGCTTGGTTTCAGGGGTTGAGAGTCTGATTGATGGCCTCAACACTGGCCGCCACAGACGTCGGCTCACACCCAACGTCGCGCCCCTTGTTCCTCAGGAGCATCGTCCCAGCGCGGCTCTTCGGAAGCGTCTCGACGTGGATGGTGTCCAGATCCCAAGCTTCGAGGAGTGGTTTCAGATCGACATTGACGATCTTGGACTGAGCGCTATCTCCACCGCCAGCTCCAAATCCGGCAAGGAGGCGCCCCCTGCACTCTCCAAGCTGACGCTGGAACTTATTCACCGACTGAACAAGCTTGACACTGTTGCCAGTGTCCACGCTTTGCAGCAAGGTCCACCTCCTGCTGTTAATCCTAATGATGACCCTCGCAGCGGAAATCAGGGGTATTTGAACGCTGCCCCTCAGGGTATCAATGCCCGCTACGCTTGGACAATCActggtggtgacggtgcCAGAGTTGGTATCGTTGACATGGAGCAGGGATG GAACCTCAACCACGAAGACCTTCGTGCTgccaacatcaccctcatTTCTGGCCGCAACAGGGACTATCCCGACCACGGCACTGCCGTCCTGGGCCAGATGCTCATGGCAGACAACCAAATCGGTGGTGTCGGCATCGTCCCCGCCGCCAAGGGCCGAGTGATCTCTCAGTCTCGTCCCGATGGCTCGTACAATACGGCTGCGACCATCTTGGACGCCTGCAACAACATGGCCAGCGGTGATATCCTCCTGCTTGAAGCTCAAGAGTTCGACCCCGTGGGCGGCCAATACTACTGGCCCGTGTCGGTGGCTGACGCGAATCACGAGGCCATCCTCGTCTGTACCGGCAGGGGAATCATCGTTGTCGAAGCGGCGTGCAACGGCGGGAATGACTTGGATGTCTACCGCAACCTGTCCAACAAGCGCATCTTCAACCGCGCATTCCCCAGCGAATACCGCGAGTCCGGTGCTATCATGGTCGGAGCGTCCAGCGCGTCGGTTCCCCATTTCCGGCTGGGCTACTCCAACCACGGCAGCCGTGTTGATGTCTACGGCTGGGGCGAGAACATCGATACCACTTTTACCAACGCCGATGGCACTGCCAACAACCTGTACACCACCGGCTTCAGCGGCACATCCGGGGCTAGTCCGATTATTGTtggtgctgccgccgccgttcaGGGTATTGCCCAGGCGAGACTTGGTCGCAAGCTGAGCCCTGCGAGAGTCAGGACTATTCTGACCACCTCTGGCACCGCCAGCCGCACTCCCTCTTCTGATCGCATTGGTGTTCTGCCTAATCTCAAGGCCATTATTGACGGTGGGCATATCAGAGTGTAG
- a CDS encoding hypothetical protein (COG:O; EggNog:ENOG503NU7H): MPSDKPLQDDDESYSIIERLADAIRIEDDLHAGTEDRQRLVQDLYEGPKKCQCCLNWVHEMPPDVEVDQDNEDCTYPLIVRRRVLATMNGNKKRIELHSIEIRHPQVREVLFDVFEGYDNLVKEVKFLIFKAPFRPFFWRWDRFNAAIDKEESEVVKTILIQLRSLVRADLAEAFAVKDELVSHGIITFKHLWTIFPPGELVYETPRITRQSNLGDFFIVTEVEAPHDDPERYQRHPRYHLFCTGTSWNGSSFGATNDNISLSSFKGTRKIADMRVVPVKYLEDAAAIKARCLERGKRHHELAGITYKAYLPEKADEMSESERKQHTNRIMLDSRNCPRRTFTRHLSEVNKPQLYTELITQAPVDAAPPGGHRPLEDNPLRPRYRQPIPVHDHDAPYDEPYARPPPRPLVVEDDPMATGTEDGDKNKKQVLDELELLLLSSYMHGYCLKERKWDDFEVDRIIDVEKNTKPFDSLVLPDGYKDLILSFVENQLKDGEAFDDVINGKGGGLVMLLAGDPGVGKTMTAESVAEKIHAPLVKMELSDLLKDERDRMPERRRRDSRSRSPVSSRDDDELTKTFSLAAKWKAVLLIDECDMYLEKRSDDSPERNRLVARFLRELEYYPSLLFLTTNRERVLDPAIYSRIHLTINYPALDLSSRLAIWKTFLGMEEGEFASTVTDEEFDTLASIETNGRRIKNITKTARMMAKRYDRGITFEDIRNVMRITEGLQI, translated from the exons ATGCCGAGTGACAAGCCGCTCCAAGACGACGATGAGTCGTACTCCATCATCGAGCGTTTGGCTGATGCCATCCGCATCGAAGATGACCTCCACGCTGGCACCGAGGATCGCCAAAGGCTGGTTCAGGATCTCTACGAAGGCCCCAAAAAGTGCCAATGTTGCCTGAACTGGGTCCACGAGATGCCCCCTGACGTGGAAGTCGACCAAGACAACGAGGACTGCACCTATCCTCTCATTGTCCGCCGCCGTGTTCTAGCCACCATGAACGGCAACAAGAAGCGGATTGAACTCCACTCAATTGAGATCCGCCATCCACAAGTCCGGGAGGTGCTATTCGACGTGTTTGAGGGATACGATAACCTCGTGAAAGAGGTCAAGTTCTTGATCTTCAAGGCACCGTTCCGCCCATTCTTCTGGCGCTGGGACAGGTTCAACGCCGCCATCGACAAGGAAGAGAGTGAGGTTGTCAAGACCATTCTGATCCAGCTGAGGTCCCTTGTCAGGGCCGACCTGGCCGAGGCGTTTGCAGTCAAGGACGAGCTCGTCAGCCACGGCATCATCACTTTCAAGCACCTGTGGACCATTTTCCCTCCAGGCGAGCTCGTGTACGAGACTCCGCGTATCACCAGGCAGTCAAACCTGGGTGACTTCTTCATCGTCACCGAGGTGGAAGCCCCTCACGATGACCCCGAGCGCTACCAACGCCATCCACGATACCACCTCTTCTGCACAGGCACTTCATGGAATGGGTCTAGCTTTGGCGCCACGAATGACAACATCAGTCTCTCTAGCTTCAAGGGCACAAGAAAGATTGCGGACATGCGAGTCGTTCCGGTAAAGTACCTCGAGGATGCGGCCGCAATCAAAGCCCGATGCCTCGAAAGGGGAAAGAGACATCACGAGCTCGCTGGCATCACCTACAAGGCATATCTCCCTGAGAAGGCAGATGAGATGAGCGAGTCAGAGCGGAAACAACACACCAATCGCATCATGTTGGATTCCCGGAACTGCCCCAGAAGAACCTTTACCAGACACCTGAGCGAGGTGAACAAGCCGCAGCTTTACACTGAGCTGATTACGCAAGCTCCGGTTGATGCTGCCCCGCCCGGTGGTCACCGTCCTCTTGAGGACAACCCGCTGAGGCCTCGATACCGGCAACCAATTCCAGTGCACGACCACGACGCACCGTACGACGAGCCGTACGCCAgacctcctccacgaccTCTAGTTGTCGAGGACGATCCTATGGCGACAGGGACAGAAGATGgcgacaagaacaagaagcagGTCCTCGATGAGCTCGAGCTGTTGCTTTTGTCTTCTTACATGCATGGCTATTGCCTCAAGGAGAGAAAATGGG ATGACTTCGAGGTGGATCGCATCATCGACGTCGAGAAGAACACCAAGCCCTTTGATAGCCTTGTGCTCCCGGACGGTTACAAAGATCTCATTCTGTCCTTTGTCGAGAATCAGCTCAAGGACGGAGAGGCCTTTGACGATGTCATCAACGGCAAGGGCGGTGGTCTTGTCATGTTGCTGGCCGGTGATCCAGGTGTGGGCAAAACAATGACGGCAGAGTCTG TTGCTGAAAAGATTCATGCGCCGCTGGTCAAGATGGAGTTGTCGGACCTCCTGAAAGACGAACGGGATCGTATGCCCGAGAGGCGTCGGCGCGATTCCCGGTCACGCTCACCCGTCAGCAGCCGCGATGACGATGAGCTGACCAAGACCTTCTCGCTTGCCGCCAAGTGGAAGGCCGTGCTCCTAATCGATGAGTGTGACATGTATCTTGAGAAGAGGAGTGACGACTCCCCGGAACGAAACCGGCTCGTGGCTCGCTTCCTCCGTGAGCTGGAGTACTACCCTTCTCTGCtgttcctcaccaccaacagagAACGTGTTCTGGACCCGGCCATCTACTCGCGCATCCACCTCACCATAAACTACCCTGCCCTGGACCTGTCATCACGTCTCGCCATCTGGAAGACGTTCCTGGGtatggaggagggagaattCGCCTCCACGGTCACGGATGAGGAGTTTGACACGCTAGCGTCGATCGAGACAAACGGCCGCAGGATCAAGAACATCACCAAGACTGCAAGGATGATGGCCAAGAGATATGATAGAGGTATCACCTTCGAGGATATCAGGAACGTGATGCGTATTACGGAAGGACTGCAGATTTGA
- a CDS encoding hypothetical protein (CAZy:AA7; COG:C; EggNog:ENOG503NXMG), with protein sequence MSLIKILGVLLTFNFSVQATRHSHPLFAWETTPLDPINLARLVQDTNTSQYEHLFPCTGQKTPATPNRLSPGTCKVFPGDNDWPSPEAWDAFGKVLGGALIKTVPAAAVCYANTGLYDAQRCSQVQANFSNPYFHEDDPTSNFFPNFQGRTCLPTSDPRSSNCTHGAFPVYAVNATNVQQIQLAINFARNTNIRLVIKNTGHCYLGKSTGAGALSIWTHHLNDIRYFDDLKVDGFEQGGKALKIAPGATVRQVYEAADRNGVSVLGGICESVGYAGGYVAGGGHTPLSGLYGMAADHVLALQLVTAEGQFTTVSPKHNPDLYWALRGGGAGTFGVVTSVIIRAQPKLPVVTSTFSISTSDTVSAETFWKGMRGYFELFIPFTDAGTYSWWVLVNTNGNYVFSMSPFFAPNHTIESFNKLVKPWFDQLTELGIPFTPNTTQHDAYLPAWASTWGEDVMLNAAGGMNIAGNWLLPRRNWENRTKFEETFAVIKRHSESGRILMGYHQAPRNRANVDNAVNNAWREAVCFLILAAVIDAEPLAFTPGLIGAASREFRDEILAPFRAVAPESDGGGAYLNEAHVDDPNWREAFYGGHYERLSSIKQKWDPGHVFYATTAVGSERWEVRDGDQGIQTQNGRLCRT encoded by the exons ATGTCGCTAATCAAGATTCTGGGAGTTCTTCTTACCTTTAATTTCTCGGTACAAGCCACCAGGCATTCCCATCCTCTTTTTGCTTGGGAGACAACACCTTTGGACCCCATTAATTTGGCGAGACTTGTCCAGGACACCAATACCTCGCAATATGAACACCTGTTTCCCTGCACAGGCCAAAAAACCCCAGCAACACCTAATCGGTTAAGCCCTGGCACCTGCAAAGTGTTTCCAGGAGACAATGACTGGCCCTCACCGGAAGCATGGGATGCCTTTGGTAAGGTCCTCGGTGGTGCTCTGATCAAGACGGTCCCAGCTGCGGCAGTCTGCTACGCCAATACAGGCCTCTACGATGCGCAGAGGTGCTCCCAGGTTCAAGCAAATTTTAGCAATCCCTATTTCCA TGAGGATGACCCTACCTCTAACTTCTTCCCCAACTTCCAGGGTAGGACCTGTCTTCCAACTTCAGATCCTCGATCCTCAAACTGCACACACGGCGCATTCCCAGTATACGCAGTGAATGCTACCAATGTGCAGCAAATCCAACTAGCCATCAACTTTGCAAGGAACACAAATATCAGGCTGGTCATCAAGAACACGGGACATTGCTACCTGGGCAAGTCGACTGGGGCCGGGGCTCTGAGTATCTGGACCCATCACTTGAACGATATCCGGTATTTTGACGACCTGAAAGTTGATGGCTTTGAGCAAGGTGGCAAAGCACTCAAGATTGCCCCTGGAGCGACGGTGAGGCAAGTTTATGAGGCAGCGGATCGGAATGGTGTCAGTGTCCTGGGCGGCATCTGCGAG AGCGTCGGTTATGCCGGAGGTTACGTAGCTGGAGGCGGTCACACACCCTTGTCAGGCCTCTACGGCATGGCAGCCGATCATGTTCTCGCTCTTCAGCTTGTCACCGCTGAAGGCCAGTTCACCACTGTCTCCCCAAAACATAATCCTGACCTCTACTGGGCTCTTCGTGGCGGCGGAGCTGGCACATTCGGTGTGGTCACCTCTGTGATCATCAGAGCTCAACCCAAACTCCCGGTCGtaacctccaccttctccatcaGCACCTCTGATACTGTCTCCGCCGAGACATTCTGGAAGGGAATGCGCGGCTATTTTGAGCTTTTCATCCCCTTTACCGATGCGGGCACGTACTCCTGGTGGGTACTAGTCAATACCAACGGCAACTATGTCTTTAGCATGAGCCCCTTTTTTGCGCCAAACCACACCATCGAGTCGTTCAACAAGCTCGTCAAGCCATGGTTTGACCAGCTCACAGAACTGGGTATTCCATTCACACCAAACACAACCCAACACGATGCCTATCTCCCCGCCTGGGCCTCCACTTGGGGCGAGGATGTCATGTTGAACGCCGCCGGGGGGATGAACATTGCCGGCAACTGGCTACTCCCACGCCGGAATTGGGAAAACCGGACAAAATTCGAAGAAACTTTTGCGGTCATCAAGCGGCATAGTGAGAGTGGAAGGATACTGATGGGGTATCACCAGGCGCCGAGGAACAGAGCCAACGTTGACAACGCCGTGAACAATGCTTGGCGGGAGGCTGTCTGCTTCCTCATCCTGGCGGCAGTGATTGACGCGGAACCGTTAGCTTTCACCCCCGGTTTGATCGGTGCTGCGTCAAGGGAGTTTAGAGATGAAATCCTGGCGCCATTCAGAGCGGTTGCTCCGGagagtgatggtggtggggcaTACTTGAACGAAGCTCATGTTGATGATCCAAACTGGCGGGAAGCGTTTTATGGAGGTCACTATGAGCGACTGTCAAGTATCAAGCAGAAGTGGGATCCTGGGCATGTCTTTTATGCCACGACCGCAGTGGGAAGCGAGAGGTGGGAGGTCCGGGATGGAGATCAAGGGATACAAACACAGAACGGGCGGCTATGTCGGACTTGA
- a CDS encoding hypothetical protein (EggNog:ENOG503P5FR; COG:S), translating into MSVTHTVLFQIKADADADDVKAACDRFIALKDSCLHPTSNTPYIKTIKGGKDNSPEGLQNGITHGFVVEFSSAEDRDYYVSTDPSHQDFLKSIGALVEKVIVVDFVDGLY; encoded by the exons ATGTCCGTAACACATACCGTTCTCTTCCAGATCAAGGCCGATGccgatgctgatgatgtgaaGGCC GCTTGCGATCGCTTCATTGCGCTCAAAGACAGCTGCCTCCACCCCACAAGCAATACACCCTATATCAAGACGATCAAAGGTGGTAAGGACAACTCACCAGAGGGGCTCCAG AATGGCATCACCCACGGCTTCGTGGTTGAGTTCTCCTCGGCGGAGGACAGAGACTACTACGTCTCGACCGACCCTTCTCATCAGGATTTTTTGAAGAGCATCGGCGCTTTGGTAGAGAAGGTCATCGTGGTAGACTTTGTTGACGGTCTGTACTAG